One window of Rhodoflexus caldus genomic DNA carries:
- a CDS encoding UbiA family prenyltransferase, with protein sequence MHRSTLLHLRLPFSFFLLPVFLFACAVSAPALTPFPAVIAFMAWHVFVYPASNGYNSYFDKDEGAIGGLEKPPPVSRELYTTALLFDAMGVALGVLVSWQFALALLVYGLVSKAYSHPQVRLKKYPIVSLLTVGVFQGFFVFISSAQALTGKGWAELMTAQWLIPAALSSLMLIGSYPMTQIYQHEEDARRGDQTISLLLGVRGTFIYTMFVFTIATAGFIGYFRQYFSPFVAIGFVAALSPVLLFFLWWMRQSFASPARADFKNTMRLNLLSAVCLNGFYLVLWAMR encoded by the coding sequence ATGCACCGTTCTACTTTACTGCATCTGCGGCTGCCGTTTTCTTTCTTCCTGTTGCCGGTCTTTCTTTTTGCCTGTGCGGTAAGTGCCCCCGCACTGACACCTTTCCCCGCTGTCATTGCCTTTATGGCATGGCATGTATTTGTCTATCCTGCCAGTAACGGCTACAACTCTTACTTTGACAAAGACGAAGGTGCCATTGGCGGGTTGGAAAAGCCACCTCCCGTCAGCCGCGAGTTATACACAACTGCGCTTTTGTTCGATGCCATGGGTGTTGCGCTGGGGGTGCTTGTCAGTTGGCAGTTTGCCCTTGCACTGTTGGTCTATGGTCTTGTTTCCAAAGCATACAGCCACCCCCAAGTGCGATTGAAAAAATATCCGATTGTCAGCCTGCTGACTGTTGGTGTTTTTCAAGGCTTTTTTGTGTTTATCAGCTCTGCACAAGCGCTTACGGGCAAAGGCTGGGCAGAATTGATGACGGCGCAATGGCTGATTCCTGCCGCGCTTTCCTCTCTGATGCTGATTGGTTCTTACCCGATGACCCAGATTTATCAGCATGAGGAAGATGCCCGCCGCGGCGACCAAACCATAAGCCTCTTGTTGGGTGTCAGGGGTACTTTTATTTACACAATGTTTGTGTTTACTATTGCCACGGCAGGTTTTATCGGCTATTTCCGACAGTATTTTTCCCCATTTGTTGCCATAGGTTTTGTAGCGGCTCTTTCTCCGGTGCTGCTGTTTTTTTTGTGGTGGATGCGGCAGTCGTTTGCTTCGCCTGCACGTGCAGATTTCAAAAATACCATGCGGCTCAATCTGCTATCGGCCGTTTGCCTGAACGGATTTTATCTGGTACTGTGGGCAATGCGGTGA
- a CDS encoding Hsp20/alpha crystallin family protein: protein METLFPRRNNPFHRFGERYGHYFGDNEFLGRSPLGDHISIAPHTAANISKNGEAYEIEVVAPGFDKDDIEISVHQGILTVKADKKVKHSKQEKEYILHEYNHEMLERSFKLPDNVNADAISARYENGILYLQLPYKQVTSANKQIMIQ, encoded by the coding sequence ATGGAAACGCTATTCCCACGCCGCAATAATCCCTTTCATCGTTTTGGCGAACGCTATGGTCATTATTTTGGCGATAACGAATTTTTAGGCCGCTCCCCATTGGGCGACCATATATCCATTGCACCGCACACGGCTGCCAACATCAGCAAAAATGGCGAGGCTTATGAAATAGAAGTCGTAGCGCCGGGATTTGACAAAGACGACATAGAAATCAGTGTGCATCAGGGCATCCTGACCGTAAAAGCCGACAAGAAAGTTAAGCACAGCAAACAGGAAAAGGAATACATCCTGCACGAATACAACCACGAGATGCTGGAGCGCTCATTCAAATTGCCTGACAACGTGAATGCAGATGCCATCAGCGCGCGCTATGAAAACGGCATTTTGTACTTGCAACTGCCCTACAAACAGGTTACAAGCGCCAACAAGCAGATTATGATTCAATAA
- a CDS encoding acyl-CoA desaturase codes for MTVLIFIVVLWYSGLFFQSFFLHRYAAHQSFSMSKLTERICFVLTWLTQGSNYLSAYAYGVMHRMHHAFADTEKDPHSPKYDHNPILMMWRTKNRYTDILKKRVQVDERFLKNVPQWQSFDLFASSWFSRIAWGLAYAAFFYFFATAWWQWIFLPVAWLMAPIHGMIINWFAHKYGYTNFKVSDTSKNLFPFDWLMMGEAYHNNHHRFGGRPNFGGVRWHEIDMTYVIMVILEKFGIIRMNRVMSQVHREV; via the coding sequence ATGACAGTACTTATCTTCATTGTTGTCCTGTGGTATTCAGGACTTTTTTTTCAAAGTTTTTTCCTTCATCGCTATGCTGCCCACCAGAGTTTCAGTATGTCCAAACTGACAGAAAGAATCTGTTTTGTGCTTACATGGCTTACACAAGGTTCTAATTATCTGAGTGCTTATGCATACGGCGTGATGCACCGCATGCACCATGCTTTTGCAGATACCGAAAAAGACCCTCACTCACCCAAGTATGACCACAACCCGATTCTGATGATGTGGCGCACCAAAAACCGCTACACGGATATTTTGAAAAAGCGGGTACAAGTAGATGAGCGATTCCTGAAAAATGTACCGCAGTGGCAGTCATTTGACCTGTTTGCCAGTTCGTGGTTCTCACGCATTGCGTGGGGGCTTGCCTATGCCGCTTTCTTTTACTTTTTTGCAACAGCTTGGTGGCAATGGATTTTTTTGCCTGTGGCATGGCTAATGGCACCCATTCACGGCATGATTATCAATTGGTTTGCGCATAAATACGGCTACACCAATTTTAAAGTGAGCGATACTTCCAAAAACTTGTTCCCTTTTGACTGGCTGATGATGGGCGAAGCCTACCACAACAATCACCACAGATTCGGGGGCAGACCCAACTTTGGCGGTGTGCGCTGGCACGAAATTGACATGACTTATGTCATCATGGTGATTCTGGAAAAATTTGGCATTATTCGCATGAATCGCGTAATGAGCCAAGTACACAGAGAAGTATAA
- a CDS encoding DUF2490 domain-containing protein — MAKNSYLTSIGLLAVCLCSLAPQAKGQDETLGSWNTINIRYAYTPQLSFFAEAQLRSLRFYDHFHYHEYKGGFTYKVYPNVYAGMGMGQYDTYREGGDFVRPKNNSEIRLWPHLSLTQYIGKLKIEQRYRMEMRFSANGYRNRFRYRLGAAYPFGDDKKGYQPYLFSVTNELFFTDREPYFERNRLAFTLNHRFSPQVSLQVGYLHQFDYRINDETGADFLQIGLFIELSRKATTKSTTIESEIKEN; from the coding sequence ATGGCAAAAAACAGTTATTTGACAAGCATTGGGTTGCTTGCAGTGTGTTTATGCAGCCTTGCCCCACAAGCAAAGGGACAAGACGAAACATTGGGCAGTTGGAATACAATCAACATTCGCTATGCCTACACGCCGCAGTTGAGCTTTTTCGCTGAGGCACAGTTGCGCTCACTGCGTTTCTACGACCATTTCCACTATCACGAATACAAAGGCGGTTTTACCTACAAAGTTTACCCAAATGTATATGCGGGTATGGGCATGGGGCAATATGACACTTACCGTGAAGGAGGAGATTTTGTGCGCCCGAAGAATAACAGCGAAATCCGCCTGTGGCCGCATCTTTCGCTGACACAATACATCGGTAAGTTAAAAATAGAGCAGCGCTACCGAATGGAAATGCGTTTTTCTGCTAATGGCTACCGCAACCGTTTCCGCTATCGCTTGGGGGCTGCCTATCCTTTCGGGGATGACAAAAAAGGCTATCAGCCCTATTTGTTCAGCGTTACCAACGAATTATTTTTTACCGACCGTGAGCCCTATTTTGAGCGCAACCGTCTGGCTTTTACGCTCAATCATCGGTTTTCGCCGCAAGTTTCGCTGCAAGTCGGCTATTTGCACCAGTTTGACTATCGCATCAATGATGAAACAGGTGCTGATTTCCTGCAAATTGGATTATTTATAGAACTTTCGCGCAAAGCGACAACAAAAAGTACAACCATAGAATCGGAAATTAAGGAGAATTAG
- a CDS encoding VOC family protein has product MKKLFYTIFAALLAFGAAAQDDIAPIMLDDIHYYMSDRDSTNRFFIKHFGARPMAQQPINPFQFIDFLLVRPGQSTINVSSRGPFPGMRVRDPKRWNRTQIEPSPDLPPMYGMYWLAFSTKNLKKAIAKLKKGGIVFINENFKLPAEPSAKAAVLWGPDYNRIVIVERKNDSGITPFGIDHLQYIVEDLEANIKFFSEVYQGKVINRSEQVATMLVGGHTFVLATPEGMGLDRSKVARRSPDFFRYGIDHLGFMYKDIRPAFENAKAKGYFFALDPTRMQYYDAPTVYTFAITSTPDGMQMEMYQEDGRTTARTRYLDR; this is encoded by the coding sequence ATGAAAAAGCTATTCTACACAATTTTTGCAGCCTTGCTGGCTTTTGGCGCAGCAGCGCAGGACGATATCGCACCAATTATGCTTGATGATATTCACTATTATATGAGCGACAGAGATTCTACCAATCGCTTTTTTATCAAGCATTTTGGCGCGCGCCCGATGGCACAACAACCAATCAACCCTTTTCAGTTTATTGATTTTCTGTTGGTTCGCCCCGGTCAGTCCACTATCAATGTATCATCAAGAGGCCCTTTCCCGGGTATGCGGGTGCGCGACCCCAAGCGCTGGAATCGCACGCAAATAGAACCTTCTCCCGACCTTCCGCCCATGTACGGCATGTACTGGCTGGCATTCAGCACCAAAAACTTGAAAAAGGCCATTGCCAAACTTAAAAAAGGAGGCATTGTATTCATCAACGAAAATTTCAAGTTGCCTGCCGAGCCTTCTGCCAAAGCAGCGGTACTCTGGGGGCCTGATTATAACCGCATTGTTATTGTTGAACGCAAGAATGACAGCGGCATTACTCCTTTCGGCATTGACCACTTGCAATACATAGTGGAAGATTTGGAAGCTAATATTAAATTTTTCTCCGAAGTATATCAGGGGAAGGTTATCAACCGCAGTGAGCAGGTTGCCACTATGCTGGTGGGCGGTCATACGTTTGTGCTGGCCACTCCCGAAGGCATGGGGCTCGACCGAAGCAAAGTAGCCCGCCGTAGCCCCGATTTCTTCCGTTACGGCATTGACCATCTGGGCTTTATGTACAAAGACATACGACCTGCCTTTGAAAATGCAAAAGCAAAAGGCTATTTCTTTGCATTAGACCCTACTCGGATGCAATATTATGATGCGCCCACCGTTTATACATTTGCCATCACATCCACTCCTGACGGTATGCAAATGGAGATGTATCAAGAAGACGGGCGCACTACTGCACGCACCAGATATCTTGACAGGTAA
- a CDS encoding competence/damage-inducible protein A, with protein MKQVLAEIITIGDEILYGQITDTNSQWISAELDKIGVRTIRKTSVGDNQSAIVNALQAAEAVADIILITGGLGPTKDDITKRTLADYFGTELVFDQSVLDNITRLFSARGREVTPTNRQQAYVPANCKVLQNLIGTAPGMWFEHHGKVFVSMAGVPYEMKKMMKEAVLPMLQERFETPHIIHRMIKTINIPESTLSDMIEEWELALPPHLKLAYLPRMGQVRLRITGIGKDRDALLADINRETEKVVAIIGKHFYGYDDDEIETTVAALLLEQGKTIATAESCTGGYIAHQFTQHAGSSRYFVGGIVAYSNEVKVSQLGVLPETLAAHGAVSEETVRQMAENVRVRYGASIGIATTGIAGPNGGTPEKPVGTVWIGYADGTQVIAKKLALSQERSLNISLTSNAVLDLVRKQLSL; from the coding sequence ATGAAACAAGTTCTTGCCGAAATTATCACCATTGGCGACGAAATACTTTACGGGCAGATAACCGATACCAACTCTCAATGGATAAGCGCCGAGTTAGATAAAATCGGCGTTCGTACCATCCGCAAAACGTCCGTAGGCGATAACCAAAGTGCCATTGTAAATGCCTTGCAGGCTGCCGAAGCAGTGGCCGACATCATTCTGATAACAGGAGGTTTAGGCCCTACCAAAGACGATATTACCAAGCGTACGCTGGCAGATTATTTCGGTACGGAACTGGTATTTGACCAGTCGGTATTAGACAACATTACGCGCCTGTTCAGTGCCCGCGGGCGTGAAGTTACGCCTACCAATCGGCAACAAGCCTACGTGCCGGCCAACTGTAAGGTATTACAAAACCTGATTGGCACGGCTCCGGGCATGTGGTTTGAGCACCACGGCAAGGTGTTTGTTTCTATGGCAGGCGTGCCTTATGAGATGAAAAAAATGATGAAAGAGGCAGTGCTGCCCATGTTGCAGGAACGGTTTGAAACGCCCCACATCATTCATCGGATGATTAAAACCATCAACATTCCCGAATCTACGCTTTCCGATATGATAGAGGAATGGGAACTGGCACTGCCGCCACATCTGAAACTGGCCTATCTGCCGCGCATGGGGCAGGTGCGCCTGCGCATCACGGGTATAGGCAAAGACCGTGATGCCCTGTTGGCCGATATCAACCGCGAAACGGAAAAAGTAGTGGCCATTATCGGCAAACACTTCTACGGCTACGATGATGACGAGATAGAAACTACCGTGGCCGCGCTGCTGCTCGAGCAAGGTAAAACCATTGCTACTGCCGAAAGTTGTACGGGCGGCTACATTGCCCATCAGTTTACGCAACATGCCGGCTCGAGCCGTTATTTTGTAGGCGGTATTGTGGCGTACAGCAACGAGGTAAAAGTTTCGCAATTAGGCGTGCTGCCCGAAACACTGGCGGCGCACGGGGCGGTCAGTGAAGAGACCGTTCGCCAAATGGCGGAAAACGTGCGAGTGCGCTACGGAGCAAGCATCGGCATTGCTACCACAGGCATCGCAGGCCCCAATGGCGGCACACCCGAAAAACCCGTAGGTACGGTATGGATAGGCTACGCCGACGGTACACAGGTAATTGCCAAAAAATTAGCCCTTTCACAGGAGCGCAGCCTCAACATCAGCCTAACCTCTAATGCTGTTCTCGATTTGGTAAGAAAACAACTTTCTTTATAA
- a CDS encoding PaaI family thioesterase, with protein MLEYFRQYIGRPASEMPAPPFTQWLNGTLRVVEQGEMEAEFIVRKEMTNPAGMLHGGIHSAILDDIVGMTVALYGLENLYVSVNLSVDFLAPAKVGEKVIARSKVTRAGKTIVNAVAELYNESGTLLSRATTNMANTGLPAIRSQQF; from the coding sequence ATGCTGGAATATTTCCGACAATACATTGGCCGACCTGCTTCTGAAATGCCTGCGCCACCATTTACCCAATGGCTGAACGGCACGCTGAGAGTGGTGGAACAGGGAGAAATGGAAGCCGAATTTATCGTTCGCAAAGAAATGACCAATCCGGCGGGGATGCTCCACGGCGGTATTCACTCGGCTATTTTGGATGACATTGTCGGCATGACGGTCGCCTTGTATGGGCTTGAAAATCTGTATGTGTCGGTAAATTTGTCGGTGGATTTTCTTGCACCCGCAAAAGTTGGCGAAAAAGTTATCGCACGTTCAAAAGTTACCCGTGCAGGTAAAACGATTGTCAATGCGGTGGCAGAACTTTATAATGAATCGGGAACACTGTTGAGCCGTGCAACAACCAACATGGCCAATACAGGGTTGCCCGCCATTCGTTCACAACAATTTTAA
- the thrS gene encoding threonine--tRNA ligase produces MNIKITLPDGNVREFAQGSSGMDIALSISEGLARNVLAAKVNGEVWDATRPIMQDATVQLLTWNDAEGKATFWHSSAHLMAEALEALYPGIKLGIGPAIENGFYYDIDFNGHTFTQDAFEKIEAKMLELAKQKNTFKRSEVSKADAVAYFTEKGDPYKLELIEGLNDGEITFYQQGNFTDLCRGPHIPDTGFIKAVKLLNTAGAYWRGNEKNKMLTRIYGITFPKDKELKEYLTLLEEAKKRDHRKLGKELELFTFSEKVGQGLPLWLPKGAILRDRLEQFLKKAQVKSGYQQVVTPHIGSKQLYITSGHFAKYGKDSFQPIHTPDEDEEFLLKPMNCPHHCEIYKAKPRSYRDLPLRLAEFGTVYRYEQSGELHGLTRVRGFTQDDAHIFCRPDQVKEEFKKVIDLVLYVFSALGFEEYIAQVSLRDQEDRSKYIGDDELWEKAESAIIEATQEKGMKTVVEYGEAAFYGPKLDFMVKDALGRKWQLGTIQVDYNLPNRFELEYIGADNQRHRPVMIHRAPFGSMERFVAVLTEHCAGNFPLWLSPDQVAVLPISEKYQDYAQELFNLLQENDIAGYLDERDEKIGRKIRDAEVKKVPFMLIVGEKEQQERTVAVRKKGDGDLGSMPIDGFIAYFKEQIHAALNH; encoded by the coding sequence ATGAACATCAAAATTACACTTCCCGACGGCAACGTTCGTGAGTTTGCCCAAGGTTCGTCCGGAATGGACATCGCACTAAGCATCAGTGAAGGTCTGGCGCGCAACGTGCTGGCTGCCAAGGTCAATGGTGAGGTATGGGACGCCACCCGCCCGATTATGCAAGATGCTACCGTGCAACTGCTGACATGGAACGACGCAGAAGGCAAGGCCACTTTCTGGCATTCATCGGCGCACCTGATGGCAGAAGCGCTGGAAGCCCTTTATCCGGGCATCAAATTAGGTATTGGCCCGGCTATTGAAAACGGCTTTTACTACGACATCGATTTCAACGGCCATACCTTTACGCAAGATGCCTTTGAAAAAATCGAGGCAAAAATGCTGGAACTTGCCAAGCAGAAAAACACTTTCAAGCGTTCTGAAGTAAGTAAGGCCGATGCTGTTGCTTATTTTACCGAAAAAGGCGACCCGTATAAGTTAGAACTGATAGAAGGCCTTAATGACGGCGAAATTACTTTCTATCAGCAAGGTAATTTTACCGACCTGTGCCGCGGGCCGCACATTCCCGACACAGGATTTATCAAGGCTGTTAAACTTTTGAACACAGCCGGTGCATACTGGCGGGGCAACGAAAAAAATAAGATGCTGACCCGCATTTACGGCATCACTTTCCCCAAAGACAAGGAACTGAAAGAGTACCTCACCCTGCTGGAAGAAGCCAAAAAACGCGACCACCGCAAACTGGGCAAAGAGTTGGAACTCTTTACTTTCTCTGAAAAAGTAGGGCAAGGTTTGCCACTGTGGTTGCCCAAAGGAGCTATCCTCCGCGACCGCTTGGAGCAGTTCCTGAAAAAAGCACAGGTTAAGTCAGGGTATCAGCAGGTAGTTACGCCACACATCGGCAGCAAGCAACTTTATATAACTTCCGGGCACTTTGCTAAATACGGCAAGGATTCTTTCCAACCCATCCATACGCCCGATGAAGACGAAGAGTTCCTGCTCAAACCAATGAACTGCCCGCATCACTGCGAAATTTATAAAGCCAAACCGCGTTCCTACCGCGATTTGCCGCTGCGTTTGGCAGAGTTCGGTACGGTTTATCGCTACGAGCAAAGTGGTGAGTTGCACGGTCTGACCCGTGTGCGCGGCTTTACGCAAGACGATGCGCATATTTTCTGCCGCCCCGACCAAGTAAAAGAGGAGTTCAAGAAGGTAATTGACCTTGTACTGTATGTGTTTTCGGCATTAGGATTTGAGGAGTACATTGCCCAAGTATCGCTCCGCGACCAAGAAGACCGCAGCAAGTACATAGGCGATGATGAACTGTGGGAAAAAGCAGAAAGTGCCATTATTGAGGCCACACAGGAAAAAGGCATGAAAACCGTAGTGGAATATGGCGAAGCCGCATTCTATGGCCCTAAACTGGATTTCATGGTGAAAGATGCACTGGGGCGCAAGTGGCAACTGGGCACCATTCAGGTGGACTACAACCTGCCCAATCGCTTTGAGTTGGAGTACATCGGGGCTGATAATCAGCGACACAGGCCGGTGATGATTCACCGCGCGCCTTTCGGCTCTATGGAGCGTTTTGTGGCCGTACTCACCGAACACTGCGCCGGCAATTTCCCGCTGTGGCTGTCGCCTGACCAAGTGGCAGTATTGCCAATTTCGGAAAAATATCAGGACTATGCACAGGAATTATTTAATCTGTTGCAGGAAAATGACATTGCCGGATATTTAGACGAACGCGATGAAAAAATCGGACGTAAAATCCGCGATGCAGAGGTTAAGAAAGTACCGTTCATGCTGATTGTAGGCGAAAAAGAGCAGCAAGAGCGCACCGTAGCTGTCCGCAAAAAAGGCGATGGCGACTTGGGAAGTATGCCGATTGATGGCTTCATAGCCTACTTCAAAGAACAAATTCACGCGGCTTTGAACCATTAG
- a CDS encoding PAS domain S-box protein has translation MQQAVPNYPYRSKKLEEYHILDTLSEPEFDRLTQLAALICETPVSLITILTDEKQWFKSKIGLDIDGTPIEHAFCNHAIKQSDIFEITDATKDERFANNPLVTSSPDIRFYAGSPLIDKSGFALGTLCVIDKQPRRLTEHQREALRLLAQEAMDVIQLRAHKETYEEFFELVPEMLCMVDTRGHFMRVNPAWENVLHYKSEELIGKNVLSFIHPDDIAPTQAALAMLDNGQTVTGFINRYRSRDGSYRSLEWSSRAIGKLVFASSKDVTKELKARENMQRSEERYRMLTELVSDYVYAARIEGDQLYLEWVSDNVQRILGYSFEELKVPGTWESIVWSEDAQRIIRGKNRLQDSEEKINEYRVTTKAGEVRWMWDFNRIVKRESDTQGHIIGATKDITTEKRAEIALLHTKDLLEQTGRAARIGTWELDVIHQQLIWSDVTRMLHEVPLGFQPDVATAINFYKEGESRQKIAEALNKAINEGVSFDMELELLTATNRAIWVRAIGIPEWQNSRCVRVYGAFQDIDEQKKIQIAIQQSEQALLERNKQLEQLIELTKRQNERLKEYTYITSHNLRSSVANILSISDLLYAMPNDAELLNMLQSATRQLDSTIFKMNTLLDVDSMAETNEREPVNLLDAIRDNLELLRSRRTDDTKVSVAVPPQLTVAALPAYIDSILHNLLSNAMKYSRPDTPCQIDIRAYEEGDFVVIAVADNGVGIDLMKDGDKLFRMSSRLHTDKEGKGLGLFLTKHQIETMGGSIEVESTPGKGSVFRVYLPKT, from the coding sequence ATGCAGCAAGCGGTACCAAATTATCCCTACCGTTCCAAAAAATTAGAGGAATATCATATCCTCGACACCTTGAGCGAGCCGGAGTTTGACCGCTTGACACAACTGGCTGCTCTCATTTGCGAAACACCTGTTTCACTGATTACCATTCTGACGGACGAAAAACAGTGGTTCAAATCTAAAATAGGATTAGACATTGACGGTACGCCTATTGAACACGCATTTTGTAATCATGCCATCAAACAGTCGGATATTTTTGAAATAACGGATGCAACGAAAGATGAGCGGTTTGCCAATAATCCGTTGGTAACAAGTTCGCCCGATATTCGCTTTTATGCGGGCAGCCCGCTGATAGACAAAAGCGGATTTGCGCTCGGTACGCTTTGTGTCATAGACAAGCAGCCGCGCAGGCTGACAGAACACCAACGTGAGGCCTTGCGCCTGCTTGCTCAGGAGGCAATGGATGTCATACAATTGCGTGCGCACAAAGAAACCTACGAAGAGTTTTTCGAGCTTGTACCCGAAATGCTCTGCATGGTAGATACACGGGGGCATTTTATGCGGGTCAATCCGGCATGGGAAAATGTATTGCACTACAAAAGCGAAGAGTTGATAGGCAAAAACGTATTATCCTTCATCCATCCTGATGATATAGCACCTACCCAAGCAGCACTTGCCATGTTAGACAACGGGCAAACCGTTACAGGCTTTATCAATCGCTACCGCAGCCGCGATGGCAGCTACCGCAGTTTGGAGTGGAGCAGCAGGGCTATCGGCAAATTGGTGTTCGCCTCCAGCAAAGATGTAACAAAAGAACTCAAGGCGCGCGAAAACATGCAGCGCAGTGAAGAGCGCTACCGAATGCTGACCGAATTGGTTTCCGACTATGTATATGCCGCACGCATTGAGGGAGACCAACTGTATTTAGAATGGGTTTCAGACAATGTTCAACGCATATTGGGGTACTCTTTTGAAGAACTTAAAGTACCCGGAACATGGGAAAGCATCGTATGGTCGGAAGATGCCCAACGCATTATCAGAGGAAAGAATCGCCTACAAGACAGCGAAGAAAAAATTAATGAATATCGCGTTACTACCAAAGCCGGCGAAGTGCGCTGGATGTGGGATTTTAACCGTATTGTCAAGCGAGAGAGTGATACGCAAGGCCATATTATTGGTGCAACAAAAGATATCACCACGGAAAAAAGGGCCGAAATAGCTCTGTTGCATACCAAAGACCTGCTCGAGCAAACCGGCAGAGCGGCCCGCATAGGAACATGGGAGTTAGACGTGATTCATCAGCAACTGATTTGGAGCGATGTAACCCGTATGCTGCACGAAGTACCACTCGGTTTTCAGCCTGATGTAGCCACGGCTATTAACTTCTACAAAGAAGGCGAAAGTCGTCAAAAGATAGCGGAGGCACTGAACAAGGCGATAAATGAGGGGGTATCTTTTGACATGGAACTCGAACTGCTGACTGCTACCAATCGGGCAATCTGGGTACGTGCCATCGGCATCCCCGAGTGGCAAAACAGCCGGTGTGTGCGCGTTTACGGCGCTTTTCAGGACATTGACGAGCAGAAAAAAATTCAGATAGCCATTCAACAAAGTGAGCAGGCATTATTGGAACGCAATAAGCAACTGGAACAACTCATTGAACTGACCAAACGGCAAAATGAGCGATTGAAGGAGTACACATACATTACCTCCCACAATCTACGCTCTTCGGTAGCCAATATTTTGTCGATTTCTGACTTGCTCTACGCAATGCCCAACGATGCAGAACTCCTCAATATGCTGCAATCGGCTACTCGCCAGTTAGACAGTACCATTTTCAAGATGAATACGCTGCTGGACGTGGATAGCATGGCAGAAACCAATGAAAGAGAGCCTGTAAACCTGTTGGATGCTATTCGGGACAATCTTGAATTGCTCCGCAGCCGTCGTACAGATGATACCAAAGTCAGCGTGGCGGTTCCGCCACAACTGACGGTTGCCGCCCTGCCGGCATACATAGACAGCATTTTGCACAACCTGTTGAGCAATGCGATGAAGTACAGCCGCCCCGATACGCCTTGTCAGATAGATATACGAGCCTACGAAGAAGGCGATTTTGTGGTCATTGCAGTGGCAGACAATGGCGTAGGCATAGACCTGATGAAAGACGGCGATAAACTTTTCCGCATGAGTAGCCGCCTGCATACCGACAAAGAAGGAAAAGGGCTGGGGCTATTCCTCACCAAACACCAGATAGAAACCATGGGCGGCAGCATTGAGGTAGAAAGTACGCCCGGTAAAGGTTCGGTTTTCCGCGTATATTTACCGAAAACCTGA